In the genome of Triticum urartu cultivar G1812 chromosome 5, Tu2.1, whole genome shotgun sequence, one region contains:
- the LOC125510783 gene encoding very-long-chain aldehyde decarbonylase GL1-10-like, translating into MLPYATASDAEAALRRAMTRAEAAWFRYTAAKADYYLYYHTVAVLLAVYTLLPLMLALLELGAPAVALRYKLQPRGARLSPAGFLRCYTDTARFLLPLAAPVQLLSYPAVKMLGIRMGLPLPSAGEMAAQLLMYLLVEDYLSYWVHRLMHTKWCYDNIHHVHHEYTAPNGFVAPYMHWTEVLILTVPTVVGPVIAPCHMITFGIWFVIVAISAIETHCGYNFPFNPTKLIPFWGGAEFHDYHHYLGWNCQSNFATVFTYCDYLYGTNNAFRRHKAGQAKLKMVSEKNVEK; encoded by the exons ATGCTCCCTTACGCAACGGCGTCCGACGCGGAGGCGGCGCTGAGGCGCGCCATGACGCGCGCCGAGGCAGCGTGGTTCCGGTACACGGCGGCGAAGGCGGACTACTACCTTTACTACCACACTGTCGCCGTCCTCCTTGCCGTCTACACCCTGCTGCCGCTCATGCTCGCGCTTCTCGAGCTCGGCGCGCCGGCCGTCGCCCTGCGGTACAAGCTGCAGCCCCGGGGCGCGCGGCTGTCGCCGGCCGGCTTCCTCCGCTGCTACACGGACACCGCGCGCTTCTTGCTCCCCCTCGCCGCCCCTGTCCAGCTGCTGTCCTATCCTGCGGTCAAG ATGTTGGGGATCCGGATGGGGCTGCCGCTGCCGTCGGCGGGGGAGATGGCGGCGCAGCTGCTCATGTACCTGCTTGTGGAGGACTATCTCAGCTACTGGGTCCACCGGCTGATGCACACCAAGTGGTGCTACGACAACATCCACCACGTCCACCATGAGTACACTGCACCCAACGGCTTCGTCGCGCCATACATGCACTGGACCGAGGTGCTCATCCTCACCGTCCCCACCGTCGTCGGCCCGGTGATCGCGCCTTGCCACATGATCACCTTCGGCATCTGGTTTGTGATAGTGGCTATTTCGGCCATCGAGACCCACTGCGG GTACAACTTCCCGTTCAACCCGACAAAGCTTATCCCGTTCTGGGGAGGAGCAGAGTTCCACGACTACCACCACTACTTGGGATGGAACTGCCAGAGCAACTTTGCAACTGTGTTCACGTATTGCGATTATCTGTACGGGACAAATAAC GCCTTCAGACGCCACAAGGCAGGCCAAGCAAAG CTGAAGATGGTGTCGGAAAAGAATGTCGAGAAATGA